agttGGTCTAGATAAAGGGGACAAGGATAGATGCTGGCCTAATTCTGGAGATTAAGTTCTCAGCCACAAAGCAGATTAGGGTATTTAGCCACTGTCTTGTAATGGGAAGTTCTTCCTGAGTGAGATAGGAGAGAGGGGTTTGAGACTACTGACCAAGCAAAGCAGCGTATCAGATGCTCTTCTGAAACTTCCAGCTCCCAGGAAATCATCAGAGAAAGGATTCTCTGCATTCCTATTTAGACTCGCATCCTGAAAGCAACTAAGCTTAATTGTGGGCTAGGCCACTCTTTTTGTCAAAGAAAAGTTACCTGAAGTATATCTCTTGATTTGGGCCCTGTGGAATATTGGGTATGTTTGGCTGGTTTCTTTTTCCTACAGAATTTAGGGCTGCTCTGGTCTAatatcttctcctttcttctcctccactCTCCTGCTTCATTTATTGACCTCAAGGGGTCTGGTCCTGTGTCTTGGTATCCTTCCTTAACTGTGtatagtttccttttcattacCTTGAGAACTAGCCTCTAGTTGAATTAAAAATGTCAGGAATATTTGATGCAGAGAAGAAACTGTAGGCAGTTGAGAGTAGTTCAGAGCcagctgggaagagggaagaggagccaGAGAGGCAGGTGGTGTCCCATGCTTTGGGCCAGTGTGCAGGTCAGTGGGGCATGGCTGGGATCCAGAAGCCTCAGGCTGTTCCAGAGAAGGGAATGTAGCTGGTATCAGTTACATGCTTCGTCCCTAGCTCCTGTGCCTGGTTAAAAAGGGGGTAAAGACAGAGTCCAAAACATGTGGAAAGACCCACAGGGTAAAAGTGCGTCTGAAGAACATAGACTTTAGTGCAAGGGGTTATGGTAGGAGAGACGCTGAGTCTCGTACCTTGATCTAAAATGAGCATTTCTGTGGGAAACTAGACCCATTtactgggaaggaggaagataaTTTGAGACAGTGAAGGTGAACTCCACAAGATTTATATATAGATAGGAGACTGCGTCTTCATGGGTGTTTATCTGGCCGATGTCCAGAGTTAGAGGCAGCCCCTCATTTTCTTTGTTGTCTGTGCAGCTGTCCAGGACTAAGCCTCTATGTGTCACCTGCAGTGCCCATCTACAATGcggttgtttttctctttgtgctggccAACTTCAGCATGGCCACCTTCATGGACCCGGGGATTTTCCCTCGAGGTAAgatctccctcttctctcttggaatttccttactgcttttgaaaaataatgatttttggaCATACACATTTGGTCTTTTATAGTCTAACGATGAAAAGCAGGTCATGGTCCTAGGAATATATGTCATAACTTCTAGCCATATGATCCACTTTGGTTACTTAttcagtagaaatttattttgagcATGTGAGTTGGGCATTATTGCTAGCTTTGATAATAATCTAAGATGCATTAGAGAGTAACAGTGTGATACAAACTATAATGGAGGCATGAACAAGGTTCTGTGAGACCTTATATCTGCATGGATAAATTGGGGAAATGCTGTTGAAGGTGGGTAGGAAAGACTTCACCAAGTagaggatggaggggaagggcattctaggcagagggagcagcaggtaCAGAAGCTTGTAGCCATGAAATGCTTGGTCAGTGAGGTGGAAGATAGAACACGTGGTGGGGCCAGAAGGGGCAAGAGATAAACCCAGCGCCAAGTGTGTAAAGACTTTATATGCTAAATTAAATAGATGATAGTTCTTCCTTTGGACAGCAAGACCTCTTTCATTGGAGGAATCACAGCATCAGATATCCCTTTACAAAAATAAGTTTTGTTAGAATGTACAGATACCTTTTGGGAGACTATTGCAATAATGCAAACCAGATGAAGGCTTGAATTCAAGGCTGGATTTACAGATTTTCAGAAGTAGACTCAGCAGAATTTTTCATGACTAATTGCTTTTATTGGGTTAGGGTGAGACGGTGAAGAAATTGTCTAGGGTAGTCGAGGTTTCCTAACTTGGGAGATAGGTTGGATGCTGATTTTTCTTAACCAAGACTCAGGTTATAGGAATGTTGAGCAGGTTTGGAGGGAAGATGGAATATCTTAGAAATGTTGAATTTGAGACAGTTAATGGATATTCAAATAGAGTTACCCAGTGGGCAGTTGAGTAGTCAAACTGGAAGACTTTAGTCTCAAAATCTTTAGCCATATGGTATTTGAAGCAACAGGAGTAAAATTATCTGGAAAAAGTAGAATGAGATTAGGAAAGAACCAAGGTCAGACCTGACCAGCattgacattttaataatgagcagaggagaaggaggagctaTTGAAGAGGGACAGAGCAAAAAAAGTTAGTACTTGGAGAAACTGGACAAAGTGGGAACTAAGGAAAGTTCATGAAGTAGCTGATGGTTGGCAGGATCAGAAAGTAGATCCAACAGTATGGAACCTCAAAATTGCCCATTGTTTTAGTAACTAAGAAATTAGTGATCTTaacaagaataattttaatagtgtgtttgtgtatgtatgtgcgaGGGGTACTGGTAAATTAACAAAATTGTAATGGTTTGGAAGGCAGTGAATGGGAAATGAGATAATGAGTGTTAAGATTATTCTTTCAAGAAGTTAAGCAAAGAGGCAGAAGGTGGACTGTgttaggggagaggaaggggtttgtttgtttgttgttttaatgatACAGAATACTTTAGCATGTTGGTAGCATGAGGAGATGGgatcagagaagagaaaagttgAAATTGAAGAAAGAAGATAATTGAGAGTGACCTTCTGGAGAAAGGAGATGCTTTCCTGTGCATGTTGGAAGGGTTGTGCTTACAGAAGTAGGTTGTTTCTGGACTAGGAGGTGAGAGTGAGGACCCTCATTAGTGGAATTAGaggtaaaaagagagaaattgatgATACCTAATTCTCTCAAATGTGAAGTTACCTTGTAAGAGTGAGGCAGGTGGGATTGAGATAGCAACTTTGCTAAGATGAGGTTTTTCTGAAATTCACTGCTTACAGAGCCTGTGTCACTGCTTCGTGACTTTGGTTTCAAAGATTCAAAGAAGGAACTTAAAGGCCCTAAAGCCAAGGAAGTCTATTTTAATGAGCATTTAATGTTCACTCTCAAGTATTTACTATGATGATGgtcatttgggatttttttttttttaaaaggtccacATTGCTTTCAAATAGCTCAGTCTAGAAGGAAAGATAGGGAAGGCATTTACATAAATTAATATACTGTGGTAAGTTTTAAGAGTAATCAAAGAACTGCagtactttaaaaagagaaagggctCACTTCTGGTAGATGATAATGTGGAAGAATcagatatttcaaaataagtagcatttaaatttctttcctttaaaaaaaaaccctttttagaaaaaaagtagattttaataaGTAGTGGATGTTCATTATGTAGAAAGTATAAAAAAGGTAAATATCACCTATAATTTTACAGCCCAGAGACAACTCCTGTTACATTGtggtatattttcttccaatcaaTATTTTGAAGACTTGTACATATAATGCTTATTTATATATACCATGTATCTGTAgcatatatgtttgtgtgtatttttatttctgtcttcaaaaCGGGATCTTTTTGTTTGTACGGTTCTTTACCTTGTACTGTTCTCACTTATTTACATTGTAAGCATTTCTATAAGtcagtaaatttgaaaatctagTTTTTGCTAATTACTATGCCATtgctaatttaatttttccttcccaCAGATATCTTTTTTTaggttaataataaaaaataaaaaatgcacacTATAGATGAGAAGGCCCATAATGTCCTTTAAATTTTGAAGTGGGGTGGATTAtctgtttcttttgaaatatattcataatGTGTAAACCACGAATATCAGCATATCCATAGCAGAGCCACCTCTGAGTCATGTTCTTGAACGTCATTTTCAGTGTAGAATAAATTGCTTCCTCATCTGCGTTTCCATAGTGTTGTAAATAGAGCGGATCTCACAGTATTAGAATTACTAGTtcctagtctctctctctccattagACTGTGAACTCCTCGAAGACAGAGGCCGTACTTTAAATACCACTGCATCCCTAGTGCCTAGTACAGTTCTGgtgtagttattttttaattaacttttcctCTCTCCAGCTGAAGAGGATGAAGACAAGGAAGATGACTTCCGAGCTCCCCTTTACAAAACAGTGGAGATCAAGGGCATCCAGGTGCGCATGAAGTGGTGTGCCACCTGCCGCTTCTACCGTCCTCCTCGGTGTTCACACTGCAGTGTCTGTGACAATTGTGTGGAGGTAAGGACCATGAGTGGGGTGAACTTAACCTAAGTTATCTTCTCCCTACCCATAGAATGAGAGTTGAATCCTGTGGATTCTTGGCCTTGGATGAAATCTCGTCCCAGCTAACTACCTGGGCTGTGTTCTAGCTCTGTCAGAAAGTGTTAGCAACAATACACACATGAGAGGTAGAGCATAAATGTCCTTCTGTTACAGGAGGGACCCGAGGTGGGTGGGCATGGGCTTTCCCAAGACCAGGAGTCATAGCTCCAGCCTTCCATCCCTTGACTCATCTTCTTGGTCATTTGTCTTGACTTTGTGTTCTCTCTGCTTGCACTACATCATGCTGCTGCATTCAAGTGTCACAGTTATacttctctgcctgcctgtcctGCATTCCATGTCTTTGATTTTTAACCCTTTTTTCCAATCCATTTTTACTTAGCTGTAAGCAGTTGCCTGCCAGATTTTTCTTCCAAACCTCTTTTCTCCTGAATCTTAAGTGTTTTTGCAAAGCCGCTGACTCTTGTATGTCTCAGAGTTCCTTGATCACATAGGATAAGCTTTGAGAGGCGGCCTTGGCTTTTGAATTACCTCTGGAAGTTCTTCTTTACAGATTGAGCAAGATAAACTGCATGAGCTATTTTTGTAactaaacaaaatttaattttgtaactACATGGTGAACATGATCACAAATTATTAAAGGCAATACTTAAGTTCTGCTGTTTGTTCTTGACAGAAATGATCTAGTGCTGTGGTCCAAGGATGCCTCTCCGTCTGTCTCTTTTTGCTCCTAGGAATTTGATCATCACTGCCCCTGGGTGAACAACTGTATTGGTCGCCGGAAACTACCGttacttcttcctcttcctcctttccctgacTGCCCACATTATGGGTGTGTTTGGCTTCGGCCTCCTTTATGTCCTCTACCACATGGAGGAACTCTCAGGGGTACGCACGGCTGTCACGTATCCTTCAAGGCCTGTGGGTTGCAGGACTGGGAGGGGAAAGAGTGAGGAACGTTGAGTCATGTGGCAGTGAGGGTCAAAGGGAAGACGCTACAGCACGGGTTGGGGAAGGTGAGATCACACTGCTCTGCTCTCCTTGACTGTTTGGCTTCAGAATGGCAGTGATGTGTGTGGCTGGCTTATTCTTCATCCCGGTAGCTGGCCTCACGGGATTTCACGTGGTGCTGGTGGCTAGGGGACGCACGACCAATGAACAGGTATGAGGAGAGGTGACGGGGGGGGGTCCCTGAAGAGCAGGGCATGTGTCTCAGCCTCTGATTAGGGTAGAGCTAGCACTTACACATGATGATGCTTAGTGAGTGCTTTGTGTAATGAGGTGTCCAAGTTCTTCATGTAAGCAGGAGAATGGGCCACTTCTTagttaacaaacatttatagaatGTCTGCTGTATACTGGACAGTTTAGGCTCTGAGcttatagaaataataaaagaccTGGGCCAGCCTGCAAGAAGCTTATAGTGCTGCTTAAAGAAAAACAACGAATTCTGTGCACATAGTAATTGCTGACCTTACTTGCTTACTCTTATGTATGTTATCTTAGTTTTCAGTATTCAGAGAGCTATTTATCGCCATTTTACATAAGGAGACTGGTGTTCAGGGTCAGATGGCTACTATGAAGTAGACCTAGAATTTGAACTAAGGACCCTGACTCTAGAGTTCCCAGTCTTAACCATCCCAAGTAGAAACTTCTTTATGGTAGGATTGTCTTTTACTGACTTTTGTATTTCCCAAATAGTAGGTGCACAATAATTTGTCATTAACTAATATTTTGGCTTTTGGTGGTCACGGTCCCATTGTCTGACTGACCtggtcctttctccctccctctagGTTACGGGTAAATTCCGGGGAGGTGTGAACCCCTTTACCAATGGCTGCTGTAACAATGTCAGCCGTGTACTCTGCAGTTCCCCGGCACCCAGGTACACCTACCACTTTGGTCTAGTGTTCACCTTTGGTCAAAACGTTTGTCTTCTCGGGTTTGTTCTGGTATTGGGGGGATCTGCTGGGAGACTGCCTCTTAGGAAAGGTTCTCTTAGAATGGGAGGTGCCTGCGCGGGAGGGTCATTCCATCCTTTAACGGACCCGGTGAGTTTACTTGCATTCTTTAGATAGTATGTTACTCTCTGGAGTGGTGAGGACTCCGGAGTGCTTGAGCTAGGTGTATCCGCCCCTAGACCTGGTCTTGGTGCTGTTCTTGCTCTTCATGGAATCAGAGAAATCAGTTCACTGCTGATCTTGTCACTGGCCTGGTAGGACTGTTTCCTGTATTTGCTTTATACAAGGTAGGCAACCAATAGGTATTtttgggtgaatgaataaaagcCCTCTCACTCTTGACACTCAGGTATTTGGggagaccaaagaaagagaagacaattgTAATCAGACCGCCCTTCCTTCGGCCAGAAGTGTCAGATGGGCAGATAACTGTGAAGATCATGGACAATGGTATCCAGGGAGAGCTGAGGAGAACTAAGGTGAGGAACTTCGGGAAGTAAAGCTAGGTAACTTGGGGAACCTCCCCTGTGGCAGAGAGATGGAAGCTTGATTTGTTAACGTCTCTTGTGGAGCATTTATCACTTTCTGATTTGTGTTAAAGTTACttaaatacgtatttttttttccattagattGTAAGGTCATTGACAGAAGGCATTGAGTCCATTCATTTGCATGTCTTTATAGGACTTAACATAGCAGCTTCCAGATGGTAGGAGTTCAACAAGTGGTTGTTGGTGGAAAGAAACAAGTGACAAAATGAAATCTATGTTGAAAACTTTTCTTTATCCAATACCATCCCCAAAGTGACTCTCATTTCTTGTCTTCCAGTTCCAGTGTAGAAGTAGGTGATGACTCTCCAATACCTGTTACCCTAGTTTAATACTCTGAGTCGCCCTAATGCTCAGCTCTCCAAATCTGATTTTCCCTCATGTACCCAGTCTAAGGGAAGCTTGGAGATAACAGAAAGCCAGTCTGCAGACGCTGAACCTCCACCTCCTCCAAAGCCAGACCTGAGCCGTTACACGGGGCTACGAACACACCTCAGCCTGGCTCCTAATGAGGGTAAGGGCTGCAGCAGGTGGGAGAACGTTACTTGTGAGCTGTAGAGAAGACACAGGCAAGGGCTGGGAGATAATACTTATGACCGAGAACACCAAGTGGTACTTGAACCACTTCTTTGGACATCTGGGAGAAAGGGGATGCCATTTGGCTACTGGCAGTGAATTGGACTCAGCATCTGGATAGAAAACATCCTGGGACCTTTTTGTACATTCACTCACTCTGAGTTCTGGGCCAATATGAGTCTATAGTTTTGATTTCAGCAAAATCATGTTCCTGGGACTTTGCTTCCGCTGGGTGTATTTGTTCCTACCTTGTTCTCTCCCTGTACTTGAAGGAACTCTAGCCAGGGTAAGAGAACAGCTTGTAAAGTGGTGCCCCCTGGGCCTTTCTTCCTGCAGATAGCAGCCTCCTGGGCAAGGAGAGCCCCCCCACACCAACCATGTACAAGTATCGGCCGGgctacagcagcagcagcacctcaGCTGCCATGCCTCATTCGTCCAGCGCCAAGGTACTGAGTACTTGAACAAGTAGGGTCGTAATGCATGCCAGCGTTCTGGGGAAAAGAAGattgggagaagggaaggaaggagcagagggaagagaagaaaaccaaaggCACTTTACTAATTGTTGGCATTAGAGGGATTGAAACTCCTTGATAGTGTGTCCTTCATCCAAGAGGGGTCACTGTAGCAGCATTAGATAAAAGCACTGATTACAGCGTCAGATCTGAGTTCAAAACCCAGTTCTGCCATCACAGGGAAGTTCTTTCAcctaagcctcaatttctgcATCTCAAAATGAGATATAGTTTGTTCCTACTCATAGATTTGTGTTAGGGGTTAAACAAGATAATGTGCATCAAAGTTCTAAGCATGTTGCTGGTACATAATAGATACTGTTTTGACTGCCTCCTTGGGCTCGGGCCTAGAAGCTGTCACAGCATGGGGAGCACTAAGAGTctgctttacttttctccctCAGCTGAGTCGTGGGGACAGCTTGAAGGAGCCAACCTCAATTGCAGAGAGCAGCCGCCATCCCAGCTACCGCTCAGAGCCCAGCTTGGAGCCAGAGAGCTTCCGTTCTCCCACCTTTGGCAAAAGTTTTCACTTCGATCCACTATCCAGTGGCTCACGCTCCTCCAGCCTCAAGTCGGCCCAGGGCACAGGCTTTGAGCTGGGCCAGCTGCAGTCCATTCGTTCAGAGGGCACAACCTCCACCTCCTATAAGAGCTTGGCCAACCAGACACGCAACGGAAGCCTGTCTTATGACAGCCTGCTCACGCCTTCAGACAGCCCTGATTTTGAGTCCGTGCAGGCAGGGCCTGAGCCAGACCCGCCTTTAGGCTAcacctctcccttcctgtcagcccgGCTGGCCCAGCAACGGGAAGCCGAGAGGCACCCACGTTTGGTGCCAACCGGCCCAACGCACCGAGAGCCCTCACCAGTCCGGTACGACAATCTGTCGCGCCATATTGTGGCCTCCCTCCAGGAACGAGAGAAGCTGCTACGCCAGTCACCCCCACTCTCAGGCCGTGAGGAAGAACCAGGCTTGGGGGACTCAGGCATTCAGTCAACACCGGGCTCAGGCCATGCCCCTCGTACTAGTTCCTCCTCAGATGATTCGAAGAGATCGCCCTTGGGCAAGACTCCACTGGGACGCCCTGCTGCCCCCCGTTTTGGCAAGCCAGATGGGCTAAGAGGCCGGGGACTAGGGTCCCCTGAACCAGGCCCAACTGCCCCCTACCTGGGCCGGTCCATGTCTTACAGCAGCCAAAAAGCCCCACCTGGTGTCCCTGAAACGGAGGAAGTGGCCTTGCAGCCATTACTGACACCCAAGTAAGTATTAGTCCATCCTCCCCCGTGTGGGACTTAAAATTAGCAGAGTGCCCTGTAGACTCTAGTGCAGGTGGACCCAGGGTTATCCTGCGTGTagacagcccctcattttcactCTTAGTCCAGCTGCCTTCCTGGGCCATTGCTGTTAAAGAGACTGAAGATTAATACTTTTTCTTAGTCCTGTCTTCCTAAAAAGTAATGTATTTGCCTGAGGATAAGTATGATAAGACAGCTGCTTTTAGAGAAAAGGGATAAATAGTGGAGAGAGGGAGTCAGGCTTATTTTAAGCAGGGTAATGAAATAAGAGGGAATGTCTGCATAAGAAAGTATATATGTAGAGGGTAcattttctcaactttttaaaCTGCCTCACTTTTCTGTGTTGTGTGTACCATTTCTGAcacctctcttctttccttcccagagATGAAGTACAGCTCAAGACGGCCTACAGCAAATCCAACGGGCAGCCCAAGAGCATAGGCTCAGCCTCCCCTGGCCCAGGCCAGCCACCTCTCAGTAGCCCCACAAGGGGGGGAGTCAAGAAGGTGTCAGGGGTTGGTGGCACCACCTACGAGATTTCGGTGTGAGCCTTcggcacctcccctcccccatgcctcTGCACCTACACCAAAGGGCCCCAGGTGGCCACCTTTCCTTTCCTCAAggggctcccctcccctgcatGGACATTTTTTAAACCACCGATTCCAAGAGGATGAGGAGCGTTTTATAAAATGCAATGGGGTTGGGGAGTCGGAGAGTTGGGGCCCTGAGACTGGGGTAGCAACCCCCTTCACCTTTAAGACCTTCCCTTCCTTAACCCCTGGACCAGACTCAGTGGACATTTGTGCAATTGCTCGCCCTGGAGGGAACCAGATCATTTTTAaaccagaaataattttttttattattgttacggattctatttttttcctcttctgcgTTACcaggtgtgtgtgtacatatatatatatatatatattataaatatcaaagaaattaTATATCTATCCTGGGATGGGAAAATGAGGGAGGGATATGTCTAAGGAGGATGATCTTACTCTTCTCGTTCCTCAGACCAGCAGGAAAAGAGGGGAGACATCCATCAAagtcttccttttcctcatgGTTCCCTCTCTTCTGTCCTAGTTACCATCTAAGGAGATAGCACCCCCTGTCGTTGGTGCTAAGTGATCAGGAAAGAAAGCCAGGGAGGCGAGTCTGGGTGGGGTCTTGGTCAGAGGAGGGAACGACTTGGAGAGGAGAGTTAGTTTTTTAGGCTCACTGGCACTTAGTTTCCCCAGGAAAGGGGTCACAGCCCCATgactttggtggtggtggtgggggggagaTCAGGAAAAGAGCTTGGCCGAGCTCCAGAAACAATACTGGATAACTTGCCCTTCTTAGGGGTGAGGGATTAGGGTGGGCTGCTTCAACTAGCCCCTCAAAGCCTTCCCCTAACTCACATGGTTGACATTTTTAAATCCAAGGCCGGGAGATAAGAATCCAAAAAGCAATATTTCTCATTACATGCCAAAAACTGAGGATAGAGAGAAGGAGTGGCAGGCCTAGGCCTCTCCGATTGTCCCTTGGGGGTTACCCCTCGGCCCACCTCAGTATGGTGCTGGGTAGAGGGCATACCTGGGTTCTATCCTCTAAGTAGGGGAGACCCCAGCCTCTAGACAGAggcccttttattttttattctgattaGCCATTTTAAACCaacaaggaataaaaagaaatcctgatCTAACCAGCTCCCCCTGACTTGTGTTATTTTGTATGGTCAAGGCAGGGCGAATGATCTCTGGTGGGAAGTTACAAAGAAAACCTTGTAAGATTCTCTGATCCTGGCCCATCTTTAGGCAGGAGTGTAGTGAAAATAACCACTTAAAACAAGAGgccctgtttttattttggtgatttaattaaaattctgaaaaaagtCTCTTGTAACCACCAAAACCTGTCATTTCAAAGCTTAAAGAGCTCCTGACTTTTGACACAATTGTTCCTTAATATGGAATTTTGTCTCTGGAAAATGAAGCTCATTTTGGATGTAGCCAAAGGGGAGCCGGTGGCTGGTCACAGTGTGAAAGCCTGTTAAAGCAGACAGACTGGAGGGATATATGGGCAGCAGTTAATTTGACATCTCATAATGTCTCTCCCATCTGTTGAAAGCAAAAGTCTGTGCCCTAATTTTAAATAGGCATCCTCAGACACCAAATCTCACAAAACTGGACAAAATCTTTTACTTTCACTGTCTACAACTTAAGTATATAAGCCCTTGCTCTGAGGTCCTAGGTTAAAACGAGCTGAATGTATGGTTTTCCACTGCTGATCTAGGAATAACCTTGGCTCATTGCAACAGATTTTAACTGTTCTCTGTCAAACTGAGCTTAAATACAGATTACATCAGCTTGGGTTTTCTCATGGATGCTGCCAGTTAGCTGGCCTGCTGCAAAGACTACAGggatttattttacattttgcttgTTTAGGCTGCCTTTTTGTTGCTGTCTTAGAAGCTTAGAAATGTTTTCGTATCAGTCAAATAATTTCATTGTCTTAAGGAATGAGGCAGGGCAAAAGATTTTATTATGAGGAGAAGCATTTACCTTTGCCagaggtttatttaaaaaattcgtAGGCTTGACCAAGAAGCTACCTTGTTGAAATACCTTGGTGACGGTGGGTGCTTTTTCAGTTGGCTATTCTGTTTCAACACAGAATTCACACAGAAAACAGTTGAGCCCTAACTGGATCAGCTCCTTCAGATGAAGCCTGAAGATCACCCAGGTACTTGGTTAACATGAGCAGTGTTCTGTGTCTGCTGTGGAGAGGTATCAGCAAGCCCTGCCTCATGTTTAGACCATGCTGCCCAGTCTCATTTTGGCTGTTTCCCTGCCTGCTGATGAGATAAATGTAATACAAGACCCAAATCCCCTCAGATCTTAGCATGCCTTGGCTTAAATCCTGACTCTCATAGAAAGGCACTTACCTCTTAACAGGCAGCCACGTTTCAGCCAGTTAGATAAatgcaattttaagaaaattaaaaatcctaaCATACCAGATAAAGTCCTAAATCAGATAAAAGTCCTAAATCAGACGAACTGcacaaaagagatgaaaagaaagcttcctgggagaggaagggatgtCCATGAGAAAGCAAACGGCTGAGCCTTACAAAAGCAGGGCCCTTCTCTCTTACAATGTGTTCATCTTAACCAAGCACAGCAGGAGCTGGCTTCTGTCCCAGCAGCAGCGGACGCTCCGGAGGCAGTGACCAAGAGCCGCGAGGGCAGCTTTTGTCAGCAGGTTCAGTACAGCAGGAAGGTCATTCTGGCAGAGTCACTGGTTCTGTTAGcggaggctgctgctgctgctggcctgagAGCTGCCCATGCCCGGGTGGTCTGGACTGTGTCGGTTCTGGGGAAGACAAAGGAAGAGTAAGAGGACAAGACTCCACCAAGGCCAGGGGTGAGATAGGGAAAAGTCACTGGGGTACAGCCACGGGCCCCTTCcctaccttctttttcttcttctctttcttcttccttttccgtTCAGgatcctcttcttttttcttcttcttctttttgtgatCTGAGTCAGACGGTGTTTCTGCAGGAGACACGAGGTGCCTATCACCTGTAGAGCTCAAATTCCCCACTGATGGAACTCTGAAGACTAGAGGAAAACCCCTAGACCAGGGCAACTG
This Camelus ferus isolate YT-003-E chromosome 10, BCGSAC_Cfer_1.0, whole genome shotgun sequence DNA region includes the following protein-coding sequences:
- the ZDHHC5 gene encoding LOW QUALITY PROTEIN: palmitoyltransferase ZDHHC5 (The sequence of the model RefSeq protein was modified relative to this genomic sequence to represent the inferred CDS: deleted 1 base in 1 codon) encodes the protein MPSESGKRFKPSKYVPVSAAAIFLVGATTLFFAFTCPGLSLYVSPAVPIYNAVVFLFVLANFSMATFMDPGIFPRAEEDEDKEDDFRAPLYKTVEIKGIQVRMKWCATCRFYRPPRCSHCSVCDNCVEEFDHHCPWVNNCIGRRNYRYFFLFLLSLTAHIMGVFGFGLLYVLYHMEELSGVRTAVTMAVMCVAGLFFIPVAGLTGFHVVLVARGRTTNEQVTGKFRGGVNPFTNGCCNNVSRVLCSSPAPRYLGRPKKEKTIVIRPPFLRPEVSDGQITVKIMDNGIQGELRRTKSKGSLEITESQSADAEPPPPPKPDLSRYTGLRTHLSLAPNEDSSLLGKESPPTPTMYKYRPGYSSSSTSAAMPHSSSAKLSRGDSLKEPTSIAESSRHPSYRSEPSLEPESFRSPTFGKSFHFDPLSSGSRSSSLKSAQGTGFELGQLQSIRSEGTTSTSYKSLANQTRNGSLSYDSLLTPSDSPDFESVQAGPEPDPPLGYTSPFLSARLAQQREAERHPRLVPTGPTHREPSPVRYDNLSRHIVASLQEREKLLRQSPPLSGREEEPGLGDSGIQSTPGSGHAPRTSSSSDDSKRSPLGKTPLGRPAAPRFGKPDGLRGRGLGSPEPGPTAPYLGRSMSYSSQKAPPGVPETEEVALQPLLTPKDEVQLKTAYSKSNGQPKSIGSASPGPGQPPLSSPTRGGVKKVSGVGGTTYEISV